A genomic stretch from bacterium includes:
- a CDS encoding nucleotidyltransferase domain-containing protein: protein MPTVADARRAAEVLADAGAGRVLLYGSVARGEQTADSDIDLVAVFDDLGDYADRWRRKGALAEAARKACGWPVQVLVTDRPEWRTRSEHLRWTLERRIAPEVVPLVERPEVGVDWGKEIGMADSDAGEALDRLLNLRTQVTQILNVMDRGTAEEGAIADGDDEALAFYRQDRLWALCGAAQLCAENALKALIHVICGDDPRRIHTIPELAAELPDRHWAEVRSCFDDETWDTVSRWRTDAAYPADRPERSSRATGAYSERLARHVLAAAILAIDAYEQLYGPCGESRRLRRHVTDTAGRLETQGIA, encoded by the coding sequence GTGCCGACTGTTGCGGACGCCCGGCGGGCGGCGGAGGTACTGGCCGACGCCGGGGCGGGCCGCGTGTTGCTGTACGGGTCGGTCGCCCGCGGCGAGCAGACCGCCGACAGCGACATCGATCTCGTGGCCGTCTTCGACGATCTCGGCGACTACGCCGATCGCTGGCGCCGCAAGGGCGCCCTCGCCGAAGCGGCTCGGAAGGCCTGCGGCTGGCCGGTGCAGGTGCTGGTGACCGACCGCCCCGAGTGGCGGACCCGCTCGGAACATCTCCGTTGGACGCTGGAGCGTCGCATTGCACCCGAGGTGGTGCCTCTGGTGGAACGCCCCGAGGTGGGCGTGGACTGGGGCAAGGAGATCGGCATGGCCGACAGCGACGCCGGCGAGGCTCTCGACCGGCTGCTGAACCTGCGGACGCAGGTCACGCAGATCCTCAACGTGATGGATCGAGGCACCGCAGAGGAGGGCGCCATCGCCGACGGCGATGACGAGGCACTGGCCTTCTACCGGCAGGATCGCCTGTGGGCGCTGTGCGGGGCGGCGCAGCTGTGCGCCGAGAACGCTCTGAAGGCGCTGATCCATGTGATCTGCGGCGACGATCCGCGGCGCATCCACACGATTCCCGAACTCGCCGCGGAGCTACCGGACCGGCACTGGGCGGAGGTGCGGAGTTGTTTCGACGACGAGACATGGGACACGGTGAGCCGCTGGCGCACCGACGCCGCCTACCCGGCGGACCGCCCCGAGCGGTCGTCGCGTGCCACCGGTGCCTACAGCGAGCGCCTCGCCCGCCACGTCCTCGCCGCGGCGATCCTCGCCATCGACGCCTACGAGCAACTCTACGGACCCTGCGGCGAGTCCCGCCGGCTGCGCCGCCACGTCACCGACACCGCCGGACGCCTCGAAACCCAGGGCATCGCCTGA
- a CDS encoding GH3 auxin-responsive promoter family protein, with protein sequence MSRARYGLLTTALRLTQGRRYKRLLNDAKAPLAVQEALLRRILAHNAGTEFGQRHGFHRITNLAEYRQAVPLQTYEDLRPLIERQEATGERCLTAAQPVYYNRTSGTGGAPKNIPVTATSLRRLKNDQQLSAYIWSLGSRVLEGRTFAISGPAVEGRMAGGTPFGSASGLLYRSQSRFVRSRCVLAPELSDVEDYDACYLLMAIGGLAEPRVTLMATANPSTFLRLLSVVDRNLDTILEAIATGHPPDGLGCSAAGVDAPEPRPRRARELAELAAAGPLRYADIWPGLRGVMTWTGGSCGVALGGLSDLLPDGARIIELGYAASEFRGTINVDVRRNVCLPVLSIVFFEFARRAEWEEGTAELCGLEELEEGCEYYVFATTPDGLYRYDINDIVRVTGRVHETPTLEFVQKGAGVTNITGEKLTEGQVLEAVRSALPGRGVRPDFFIMIAHEDTAGYTLFVEAGGRIGAADLAESVDERLCASNIEYRAKRRSGRLAPVALRQLRSGTGDRYRASCVASGQRDAQFKYLHLQYARECRFDFAGAVVTEADGGSG encoded by the coding sequence ATGAGCAGGGCCCGGTACGGCCTCCTGACGACGGCCCTCCGCCTCACCCAGGGCCGCCGCTACAAGCGCCTGCTGAACGACGCCAAGGCGCCCTTGGCCGTCCAGGAGGCGCTGCTGCGGCGCATCCTGGCGCACAACGCCGGCACCGAGTTCGGGCAGCGTCACGGATTCCACCGGATCACGAACCTCGCCGAGTACCGGCAGGCCGTCCCGCTACAGACCTACGAGGACCTGCGCCCTCTCATAGAACGTCAGGAGGCGACGGGCGAGCGGTGCCTCACCGCGGCGCAGCCCGTCTACTACAACCGGACCAGCGGGACGGGCGGCGCTCCCAAGAACATCCCGGTCACGGCGACGAGCCTGCGGCGGCTGAAGAACGACCAGCAGCTCTCGGCGTACATCTGGTCGCTCGGCTCGCGGGTTCTGGAGGGCAGGACGTTCGCCATCAGCGGCCCGGCGGTGGAGGGACGGATGGCCGGCGGCACGCCGTTCGGTTCCGCGTCCGGGCTGCTCTACCGGAGCCAGTCGAGGTTCGTGCGGTCTCGGTGCGTGCTGGCGCCCGAACTCTCCGACGTCGAGGACTACGACGCCTGCTACCTGCTGATGGCCATAGGCGGCCTTGCGGAGCCGCGGGTGACCCTGATGGCGACGGCGAATCCCTCGACGTTCCTGCGGCTGCTGTCGGTCGTGGACCGGAACCTCGACACCATCCTGGAGGCGATTGCGACGGGGCACCCACCTGATGGTCTGGGGTGCAGCGCCGCGGGGGTCGATGCGCCCGAACCCCGCCCGCGGCGCGCCCGGGAGCTTGCCGAACTGGCCGCTGCCGGCCCGCTCCGCTACGCCGACATCTGGCCGGGACTGCGGGGCGTGATGACCTGGACGGGGGGAAGTTGCGGGGTCGCCCTCGGTGGTTTGTCGGATCTGCTTCCCGACGGCGCTCGGATTATCGAGTTGGGCTACGCCGCGAGCGAGTTCCGCGGAACCATCAACGTCGACGTGCGGCGCAACGTGTGCCTCCCGGTGCTTTCCATCGTCTTCTTCGAGTTCGCCCGGAGGGCGGAATGGGAGGAGGGGACGGCCGAGCTGTGCGGCCTGGAGGAACTCGAGGAAGGGTGCGAGTACTACGTGTTCGCGACGACGCCGGACGGGCTCTACCGGTACGACATCAACGACATCGTGCGGGTCACCGGACGGGTACACGAGACGCCGACCCTCGAGTTCGTCCAGAAGGGCGCGGGCGTCACGAATATCACCGGCGAGAAGCTCACCGAGGGCCAAGTGCTGGAGGCGGTGCGCTCGGCACTGCCGGGCCGGGGCGTGCGGCCCGACTTCTTCATCATGATCGCCCACGAGGACACGGCCGGATACACGCTCTTCGTCGAGGCCGGCGGGCGCATCGGTGCGGCGGACCTGGCCGAGTCGGTCGACGAGCGCCTTTGCGCGTCGAACATCGAGTACCGCGCCAAGCGTCGCAGCGGGCGGCTAGCCCCTGTGGCTCTTCGCCAGCTTCGCAGCGGCACCGGTGACCGCTACCGCGCGAGCTGCGTGGCGTCGGGCCAGAGGGACGCCCAGTTCAAGTATCTCCATCTCCAGTATGCCCGCGAGTGCCGGTTCGATTTCGCCGGTGCCGTCGTGACGGAGGCCGACGGTGGGTCCGGGTAG
- a CDS encoding PEP-utilizing enzyme, with protein sequence MRPRVVRLDDPEALDVPAVGAKAAGLARARRTGLPALDGFVVTLAASAEPLRLAAEELARRGSGAARMVLLRSELDEALAAEIAEAAAELAEPLIARSSSALEGEGTWAGAFASLPELRRHEVPKALRSVWSAMFTLEALERFEAVGIEPGSAGMGVLVQTELAPDCGGAATVDEIGAVSISAVKGSPRDLLAGWVPGVRATVGPDGSISGSEALELIGAATLGEVAALARQADAELDCNLVEWAVTGGAPVLLQVQRTVSAAASESMVLPAALGHPEARRLARLVMSYPGALGEELVLGWAAARVSADRAGGGGLSIGTRPAGDGPIGDTPGPTRSPGPGAAGQPFGGEGLGGLLVRARLVSAELTASAWGRPVEEASALARSVLRRLRGDRPNESIEALGGLAASDPVGAAEVLGIIERLGDALGDPHGVWYHSADELAEILGGTASLERGRVGRDRWEPFLAGVAALGGEARSGIGASGGVGAGRLVWVSSPTSVDHVRPRDVIVVQYPLPNFAPLLWDAAGLVALGGAPSAHLMEVARSLTVPAVVSCPVDDLFGTGASGRRGPDTPLHLGTVDGDEGRVAVLEL encoded by the coding sequence ATGAGGCCGCGGGTCGTCCGGCTGGACGATCCTGAAGCACTCGACGTCCCGGCCGTCGGGGCCAAGGCGGCCGGCCTGGCCCGGGCGCGCCGAACGGGACTGCCGGCCCTCGACGGTTTCGTCGTCACCCTGGCAGCCTCGGCCGAGCCGCTGCGGCTGGCCGCCGAGGAGTTGGCCCGGCGAGGCTCGGGCGCGGCCCGGATGGTGCTGCTGCGCAGCGAACTCGACGAGGCGCTGGCGGCCGAGATCGCCGAAGCTGCCGCCGAGCTGGCCGAACCGCTCATCGCCCGCTCCTCCAGTGCGCTCGAGGGCGAGGGAACCTGGGCGGGGGCGTTCGCCTCGCTGCCCGAACTGCGCCGGCACGAGGTGCCCAAGGCGCTGCGCAGCGTTTGGTCGGCGATGTTCACGCTGGAGGCGCTGGAGCGATTCGAGGCAGTCGGCATCGAGCCCGGCAGCGCCGGGATGGGCGTGCTGGTGCAGACCGAACTGGCGCCCGACTGCGGTGGCGCCGCGACCGTCGATGAGATCGGCGCCGTGAGCATCTCGGCGGTGAAAGGCTCGCCGCGCGACCTGTTGGCGGGCTGGGTGCCGGGCGTGCGGGCAACCGTGGGCCCCGACGGCAGCATCTCGGGCAGCGAGGCGCTGGAGTTGATCGGTGCCGCAACGCTGGGCGAGGTGGCGGCGCTGGCCCGCCAAGCCGACGCCGAACTGGACTGCAACCTCGTGGAGTGGGCCGTCACCGGCGGGGCCCCCGTGCTGCTGCAGGTGCAGCGAACCGTGTCGGCGGCTGCGAGCGAGAGCATGGTGCTGCCGGCCGCCCTCGGGCATCCCGAAGCACGGCGCCTGGCGCGGCTGGTCATGTCCTATCCGGGGGCGTTGGGCGAGGAGTTGGTATTGGGCTGGGCGGCGGCTCGGGTTTCTGCTGACCGGGCCGGGGGTGGTGGTTTGTCTATTGGTACACGTCCGGCGGGGGATGGGCCGATCGGGGACACCCCCGGCCCTACCCGTTCTCCTGGTCCGGGCGCCGCTGGCCAGCCCTTTGGTGGGGAGGGGCTGGGGGGCTTGTTGGTTCGGGCTCGGTTGGTCTCTGCTGAGTTGACTGCTTCGGCTTGGGGGCGGCCCGTTGAGGAGGCTTCGGCTTTGGCCCGGTCGGTTTTGCGGCGGTTGCGGGGGGATCGGCCCAATGAGTCGATCGAGGCTCTGGGGGGGCTGGCGGCGTCTGATCCGGTTGGGGCCGCGGAGGTGTTGGGGATCATCGAGCGGCTCGGCGATGCCCTGGGCGATCCGCATGGGGTTTGGTATCACTCGGCGGATGAGCTGGCCGAGATCCTCGGCGGCACCGCCTCGCTGGAGCGGGGGCGCGTGGGGCGGGACCGCTGGGAGCCGTTCCTGGCCGGGGTGGCGGCGCTCGGCGGCGAGGCGCGCAGCGGGATCGGCGCCTCGGGCGGTGTCGGCGCGGGACGGCTCGTCTGGGTGTCGAGCCCCACGTCGGTGGACCACGTGCGACCCCGGGACGTGATCGTGGTGCAGTACCCGCTTCCCAACTTCGCTCCCCTGCTTTGGGACGCCGCCGGTCTCGTCGCCCTGGGTGGCGCTCCCTCGGCGCACCTCATGGAGGTGGCCCGATCACTCACCGTGCCGGCCGTCGTGAGTTGCCCCGTCGACGACCTGTTCGGTACCGGAGCGTCGGGTCGCAGGGGACCGGACACCCCGCTCCACCTCGGCACCGTCGACGGCGACGAGGGCCGGGTGGCGGTCCTGGAGTTGTGA
- a CDS encoding NAD(P)-dependent oxidoreductase: MGPGDADRRRVGVIGVGVMGGAMSGHLVDAGFEVCGYDVDPAKVAASAATPVGSVAEVAARSNVVLLSLPSVSALEGVSAELADAEPASLVAVEMSTLPLEAKQQAHDRLAAVGCDLLDAPVSGTGLQAADATLVVYSSGSRAGFERAAPLFDVIGRRTYDLGTFSNGTRMKFVANLLVAVHTLAAAEAHALGEAAGLDPALTQDAVSNGTGTSSMFDIRGPMMVADSFDPPSARLALIHKDAGIIAAYARAVGTETPLLDAAVPMYERGLAAGLGDLDAAALRRLFDSPPPADSPTGEDPRPQPRNLEVRRGDRPRVGVIGVGVMGGAMAANLVAAGFEVCGYDVELAKVAASAASEVASVAEAAARSDIVLLSLPSADALETVSAELAAAGPEGLLAVEMSTLPLEVKQRAHDLLAEAGCDLLDAPVSGTGLQAADATLVVYGSGSRAGLEAASPIFDVIGRRTYHLGAFGNGTRMKLVANLLAAVHTLAAAEAHALGAAAGLDPAVTQEVISAGVGTSATFDIRGPMMVANSYEPPAGRLAIIDKDVGIIATFARAVGVETPLLDATRPFYRRGTAGGLSDLDVAAVRRLFESRPPAGSPTGGAASTETAPINTEGAKP; the protein is encoded by the coding sequence ATGGGCCCGGGCGACGCCGACCGGCGCCGGGTCGGGGTGATCGGCGTGGGGGTCATGGGCGGCGCCATGTCGGGGCATCTGGTCGACGCCGGGTTCGAAGTGTGCGGCTACGACGTCGATCCGGCGAAGGTCGCCGCCTCCGCCGCGACGCCGGTCGGCTCGGTGGCCGAGGTGGCCGCCCGCAGCAACGTCGTGCTGCTCTCGCTGCCATCGGTGAGCGCTCTGGAGGGCGTGTCGGCGGAACTGGCCGACGCCGAGCCGGCCAGCCTCGTGGCCGTCGAGATGAGCACCCTGCCGCTGGAGGCGAAGCAGCAGGCCCACGACCGCCTCGCCGCGGTGGGCTGCGACCTGCTGGATGCGCCGGTCAGCGGCACCGGGCTGCAGGCCGCCGACGCCACGCTCGTCGTCTACTCCAGCGGCAGTCGCGCCGGCTTCGAGCGGGCCGCTCCGCTGTTCGACGTCATCGGCCGCCGCACGTACGACCTCGGCACCTTCAGCAACGGCACCCGCATGAAGTTCGTCGCCAACCTGCTCGTCGCCGTGCACACGCTCGCCGCCGCCGAGGCGCACGCCCTCGGTGAGGCCGCCGGGCTGGACCCGGCGCTCACCCAGGACGCGGTCTCGAACGGCACGGGAACCTCGTCCATGTTCGACATCCGGGGCCCGATGATGGTGGCCGACAGCTTCGACCCCCCGTCGGCGCGGTTGGCGCTCATCCACAAGGACGCCGGCATCATCGCCGCCTACGCCCGGGCGGTCGGCACGGAGACGCCGCTGCTGGACGCCGCCGTCCCGATGTACGAGCGGGGCCTCGCCGCCGGCCTCGGTGACCTCGACGCCGCCGCCCTGCGTCGCCTCTTCGATTCCCCGCCGCCGGCCGATTCCCCCACAGGCGAGGATCCCCGGCCCCAGCCGAGGAACCTCGAGGTGCGCCGCGGCGATCGGCCGCGAGTCGGGGTGATCGGCGTGGGCGTGATGGGCGGTGCCATGGCCGCCAACCTGGTCGCCGCGGGGTTCGAAGTCTGCGGCTACGACGTCGAGTTGGCGAAGGTCGCCGCCTCCGCCGCCAGCGAGGTCGCCTCGGTGGCCGAGGCGGCTGCCCGCAGCGACATCGTGTTGCTCTCCCTGCCGTCGGCGGACGCCCTCGAGACCGTGTCGGCGGAACTGGCGGCCGCCGGACCGGAAGGTCTCTTGGCCGTCGAGATGAGCACGCTGCCGCTGGAGGTGAAACAGCGCGCCCACGACCTCCTCGCCGAAGCGGGTTGCGATCTTCTGGATGCGCCGGTCAGCGGCACCGGACTGCAGGCCGCCGACGCCACGCTCGTCGTGTACGGCAGCGGCAGCCGCGCCGGGCTCGAGGCGGCGTCGCCGATCTTCGACGTGATCGGGCGCCGCACCTACCACCTCGGGGCGTTCGGCAACGGCACGCGCATGAAGCTCGTCGCCAACCTCCTAGCGGCGGTGCACACGCTGGCCGCCGCCGAGGCGCACGCCCTGGGGGCTGCCGCCGGGCTGGACCCCGCCGTGACCCAGGAGGTGATCTCCGCCGGCGTGGGCACCTCGGCCACCTTCGACATCCGGGGCCCGATGATGGTCGCGAACAGCTACGAACCCCCGGCCGGACGGCTGGCGATCATCGACAAGGATGTCGGAATCATCGCCACCTTCGCCCGGGCGGTCGGCGTCGAGACACCGCTGCTCGACGCCACCCGGCCTTTCTACCGGCGGGGTACCGCCGGGGGCCTCAGCGACCTCGACGTCGCCGCCGTGCGCCGCCTGTTCGAATCTCGGCCGCCGGCCGGATCCCCCACAGGCGGGGCCGCGTCCACCGAGACCGCACCCATCAACACAGAAGGAGCAAAGCCATGA
- a CDS encoding cyclase family protein has protein sequence MTIARNVLTKELVEEYCARFNNWGRWGDDDEVGTLNFITPEKIIESASLVRTGKVFSLELPLDGNGPQTGAFGRVNPVHQMVATGSDHAAGLQNWPKDWGVADDTLFLFLQGGTQWDALSHIFHSGKMYNGFDANLVTAQGAERNGIEHQKTVVSRGVLLDVPRALGRDHLEPGEPIDGDLLDATCRHQGVEVTTGDIVLIRTGDMARRRHLPGWDGYSAGDSPGLSLLSAPWLAEKEIAALATDTWGAEVRPNEIPGTFQPLHLVMIPSMGLFVGEIWYLDELAEDCADDGVYEFQLVAPPLVIPGAVGSPLNPQAIK, from the coding sequence ATGACCATCGCCCGCAACGTGCTCACCAAGGAGCTGGTGGAGGAGTACTGCGCCCGGTTCAACAACTGGGGCCGCTGGGGTGACGACGACGAGGTCGGCACCCTCAACTTCATCACCCCGGAGAAGATCATCGAGTCCGCCTCGCTGGTGCGGACCGGCAAGGTGTTCTCGCTGGAGCTGCCATTGGACGGCAACGGGCCGCAGACCGGTGCCTTCGGCCGGGTCAACCCCGTGCACCAGATGGTCGCCACCGGCAGCGACCACGCCGCCGGTCTCCAGAACTGGCCGAAGGACTGGGGCGTCGCCGACGACACCCTGTTCCTGTTCCTGCAGGGCGGCACCCAGTGGGACGCCCTGTCGCACATCTTCCACAGCGGGAAGATGTACAACGGCTTCGACGCCAACCTCGTGACCGCCCAGGGGGCCGAGCGCAACGGCATCGAGCACCAGAAGACGGTGGTGTCCCGTGGCGTGCTGCTGGATGTGCCGCGGGCGCTGGGGCGCGACCACCTCGAGCCGGGCGAGCCGATCGACGGCGACCTGCTCGACGCCACCTGCCGTCACCAGGGCGTGGAGGTCACCACGGGCGACATCGTGCTGATCCGCACCGGCGACATGGCCCGGCGTCGCCACCTGCCCGGCTGGGACGGCTACTCCGCCGGCGACTCGCCCGGCCTGTCGCTGCTGTCGGCCCCATGGCTGGCGGAAAAGGAGATCGCCGCCCTGGCCACCGACACCTGGGGGGCCGAGGTGCGCCCCAACGAGATCCCCGGCACCTTCCAGCCGTTGCATCTGGTGATGATCCCCAGCATGGGGCTGTTCGTGGGCGAGATCTGGTACCTGGACGAGTTGGCGGAGGACTGTGCCGACGACGGGGTCTACGAGTTCCAACTCGTGGCGCCGCCGCTGGTCATCCCCGGCGCCGTGGGCTCGCCGCTGAACCCCCAGGCCATCAAGTAA
- a CDS encoding sterol desaturase family protein, producing the protein MTEGGTEKLAVRLISAGAYPAVMALGLVLYLSFVALGWPVAAASYVAVLIGAALVTVHELKLPYRTDWRPARREVGTDTLFMIVVQVGLPYLLSITLVLALADLLATNGITVSGIWPHRLPVLAQAFVMLAAADFPRYWLHRAFHRFVPMWRFHAVHHSPHRLYWVNVGRFHPLEKAVQYLVDALPFALLGVAPDVLAAYFVFYALNGFYQHSNCKVRLGPLNCIISGPELHRWHHSELVGESNNNYGNNLIIWDVLFGTRFLPEDRDVGPLGLPNRRYPAGFLSQMRTPFVAGLEK; encoded by the coding sequence GTGACCGAAGGCGGCACCGAGAAGCTCGCGGTGAGGTTGATCTCCGCTGGCGCCTACCCCGCGGTCATGGCGCTGGGGCTCGTGCTCTACCTGTCGTTCGTGGCGCTGGGATGGCCCGTCGCCGCGGCGTCCTATGTGGCGGTACTGATCGGCGCGGCGCTCGTCACGGTGCACGAGCTGAAGCTGCCGTACCGGACCGACTGGCGACCGGCCCGGCGAGAGGTGGGTACCGACACCCTGTTCATGATCGTCGTCCAGGTCGGGCTGCCGTACCTGCTGTCGATCACGCTGGTACTGGCGCTCGCGGATCTCCTGGCGACGAACGGGATCACAGTCTCGGGCATCTGGCCGCACCGCCTTCCGGTCCTGGCGCAGGCCTTCGTGATGCTGGCGGCCGCCGACTTCCCCCGGTACTGGCTGCACCGGGCCTTTCACAGGTTCGTCCCCATGTGGCGGTTCCATGCGGTTCATCACTCGCCGCATCGCCTCTACTGGGTGAACGTGGGCCGGTTCCATCCGCTCGAGAAGGCCGTGCAGTATCTCGTCGACGCGTTGCCTTTCGCTCTGCTGGGCGTCGCACCGGACGTGCTGGCCGCTTACTTCGTCTTCTACGCCCTCAACGGCTTCTACCAGCATTCCAACTGCAAGGTCAGGCTCGGGCCGCTGAACTGCATCATCAGCGGACCAGAGCTTCACCGCTGGCATCACTCCGAACTGGTCGGCGAGTCGAACAACAACTACGGCAACAACCTGATCATCTGGGACGTGCTGTTCGGCACGCGTTTCCTGCCCGAGGACCGCGACGTCGGCCCCCTCGGCCTGCCGAACAGGCGGTATCCGGCAGGATTCCTCAGCCAGATGAGAACGCCGTTCGTCGCCGGTCTCGAGAAATGA
- a CDS encoding NAD(P)-dependent oxidoreductase, whose translation MSIAGCDPAEVPIGWIGTGVMGASMCGHLMGAGHPATVHTRTRAKAEGLLARGAAWADSPRQVAEAADVIFTIVGYPADVREVILGPDGALAGCGGGEIIVDMTTSEPSLAVEIAEAAAARGVAAVDAPVSGGDVGARGGTLSIMIGGDAAAVASLEPFWEAMGRTWVHQGGPGAGQHTKMVNQTLIAAGMISVCEGLLYAWQAGLDLETVMESVASGAAGSWSLSNLGTRMIAGNFDPGFFVAHFVKDMGIALAEADRMGLHLPGLRLASEFYERLMGADRGRLGTQSLILALAELSDLDWTER comes from the coding sequence ATGAGCATCGCTGGATGTGACCCGGCGGAGGTGCCGATCGGCTGGATCGGCACCGGCGTCATGGGCGCCTCGATGTGCGGGCACCTCATGGGCGCCGGCCATCCGGCCACAGTTCACACCCGCACACGCGCCAAGGCCGAGGGACTGCTGGCGCGCGGCGCCGCTTGGGCCGACTCGCCCCGGCAGGTGGCCGAGGCCGCGGACGTGATCTTCACCATCGTGGGCTACCCGGCTGACGTGCGGGAGGTCATCTTGGGGCCCGACGGCGCTCTGGCGGGCTGCGGCGGCGGCGAGATCATCGTGGACATGACCACCAGCGAACCGTCGCTCGCCGTCGAGATCGCCGAGGCCGCCGCGGCGCGGGGCGTGGCGGCGGTGGACGCCCCCGTGTCTGGCGGGGACGTGGGCGCCCGAGGGGGAACCCTGTCGATCATGATCGGCGGCGACGCCGCGGCGGTGGCCTCACTGGAGCCCTTCTGGGAGGCCATGGGGCGCACCTGGGTGCACCAAGGCGGACCGGGCGCCGGCCAGCACACCAAGATGGTGAACCAGACGCTCATCGCCGCCGGCATGATCAGCGTCTGCGAGGGCCTGCTCTACGCCTGGCAGGCCGGACTCGACCTCGAAACGGTGATGGAATCGGTCGCCAGCGGTGCGGCCGGAAGCTGGTCGCTATCGAACCTGGGCACCCGCATGATCGCCGGCAACTTCGACCCCGGCTTCTTCGTGGCGCACTTCGTGAAGGACATGGGCATCGCCTTGGCCGAGGCTGACCGCATGGGCCTCCACCTGCCCGGCCTGCGCCTGGCCAGCGAGTTCTACGAACGCCTGATGGGCGCCGACCGCGGCCGCCTCGGCACCCAGTCCCTCATCCTCGCCCTCGCCGAGCTCTCCGACCTCGACTGGACCGAGCGCTGA